One Aciduliprofundum boonei T469 genomic region harbors:
- a CDS encoding NAD-dependent epimerase/dehydratase family protein, which yields MKIMVTGGAGFIGSHIVDALMEEEHEVLVYDNLSSGKMEFIKEHMGKENFKFVQADLLDFEKLKEEMEGVELVYHVAANPDVRLGASDTHVHLEQNVIATYNVLEAMRLNDVKDIIFTSTSTVYGEANEIPTPEGYGPLIPISLYGASKLGAEAFITSYAHTFGMSAVIYRFANIVGPRSTHGVIYDFIMKLKRNMHELEILGDGTQTKSYLYVKDCVDAIIFGYKNRKRDVEIFNIGSEDWINVRKIADIIVEEMGLQDVKYKFTGGKRGWKGDVPKMLLSIEKIKSYGWKPKYNSEESVRLTARHLLNELNSLGV from the coding sequence ATGAAAATAATGGTGACGGGTGGAGCAGGATTCATAGGAAGTCACATCGTTGATGCTTTGATGGAGGAAGAGCACGAAGTATTGGTTTACGATAATCTCAGTTCTGGAAAAATGGAGTTTATAAAGGAGCATATGGGCAAAGAGAATTTCAAATTTGTGCAGGCGGATCTCCTTGATTTTGAAAAATTAAAGGAGGAGATGGAAGGCGTAGAGCTCGTTTACCATGTGGCTGCAAATCCAGATGTTAGATTGGGAGCAAGTGATACACATGTGCATCTGGAGCAGAATGTTATTGCCACCTACAATGTGCTTGAAGCCATGCGCTTGAATGATGTTAAAGATATAATTTTCACATCCACATCCACCGTGTACGGTGAGGCAAATGAGATACCCACTCCGGAGGGTTACGGACCATTGATACCAATTTCTCTTTATGGAGCATCAAAATTGGGAGCTGAAGCGTTCATTACATCCTATGCTCACACATTTGGTATGAGTGCAGTCATATATAGATTTGCGAATATTGTGGGACCAAGGAGCACCCATGGTGTAATTTACGATTTCATAATGAAATTAAAAAGGAATATGCATGAACTGGAGATTTTAGGGGATGGAACACAAACAAAATCGTATCTCTATGTAAAGGATTGTGTGGATGCCATAATATTTGGGTATAAAAATCGCAAAAGGGATGTGGAAATATTCAATATTGGAAGCGAGGACTGGATCAATGTGCGGAAGATAGCAGATATAATCGTTGAAGAAATGGGATTGCAGGATGTAAAATACAAATTCACCGGAGGAAAGCGTGGATGGAAGGGTGATGTGCCAAAGATGCTTCTTTCAATAGAAAAAATAAAATCCTACGGATGGAAACCAAAATACAATAGTGAAGAAAGCGTTAGGCTAACTGCAAGGCATTTGCTCAATGAATTAAATTCTCTTGGGGTGTAG
- a CDS encoding winged helix-turn-helix domain-containing protein produces MKKKRSKSRVVFDVLSIIAQEDKCTVSIILRRANVSYSVFKEIEENLKKKNLIEVKTNGGKSIYKITKDGKEFLKEWRKFKRLMELYGLEP; encoded by the coding sequence ATGAAAAAGAAAAGATCTAAGAGCAGAGTTGTATTCGATGTATTATCCATAATTGCCCAAGAGGATAAATGCACAGTTTCAATCATATTACGCAGGGCTAATGTATCATACTCTGTTTTTAAGGAAATTGAAGAAAATCTAAAAAAGAAAAATTTAATTGAGGTAAAAACGAATGGAGGAAAGAGCATTTACAAAATCACAAAGGATGGTAAAGAATTCTTGAAAGAATGGCGTAAATTTAAAAGATTGATGGAGCTCTACGGGTTAGAGCCATAA
- a CDS encoding small multi-drug export protein — MDRETMAVFVVRLYHFLYPIYAGTIFIITLYMVFPSLFLKVGTILLLYLIPPAGKESMVPALVVIFSPIYGFYGVLIAAALITVIDSIVAWWTVWNWDLLKYVPLLNIYVRKIEEVGKKKWEKHTVIRKFAYAGLAAFVAIPFQGSGGFTAALIGRLLAMNEFKILLSVVVGSFTGSFIIALLAYFSLWSFKEWGIFAVGGIVIFILVFVVVYLWLRGEKNENNGDGWSRIHRKSHR, encoded by the coding sequence ATGGATAGAGAAACAATGGCTGTGTTTGTAGTTCGTCTTTATCATTTTCTCTATCCTATCTATGCAGGTACCATTTTCATTATCACTCTTTATATGGTTTTTCCTTCATTGTTTTTAAAGGTGGGCACTATTCTTCTATTGTATCTAATTCCCCCTGCGGGGAAGGAGAGTATGGTGCCTGCTTTAGTTGTAATCTTCTCTCCCATTTATGGATTTTATGGGGTCTTAATTGCGGCTGCTTTGATTACAGTTATAGATTCCATTGTTGCCTGGTGGACTGTATGGAACTGGGACCTTCTCAAGTATGTGCCATTGCTGAATATATATGTGAGAAAGATAGAAGAGGTAGGTAAGAAAAAGTGGGAAAAGCATACGGTGATAAGAAAATTTGCCTATGCAGGCCTAGCCGCCTTTGTTGCCATACCATTTCAGGGCTCGGGAGGATTCACAGCTGCTCTTATTGGCAGGCTCTTGGCGATGAACGAATTCAAGATTCTCTTATCCGTGGTAGTTGGCTCGTTTACCGGAAGCTTTATAATAGCCCTGCTTGCCTATTTCTCACTCTGGAGCTTTAAAGAATGGGGTATATTTGCAGTTGGGGGAATAGTTATATTCATCCTCGTGTTTGTGGTTGTGTACCTTTGGCTTAGAGGTGAGAAAAATGAAAATAATGGTGACGGGTGGAGCAGGATTCATAGGAAGTCACATCGTTGA
- a CDS encoding helix-turn-helix domain-containing protein yields MVDKHALTLVLMDEYNLKILAASAIKPVSVREIAYRFDIPLASAYRKIKELESMGLIKVDGTRLTPDGKRYKLYRSQVENFEVSYHKDKLKIKLHIKWQEPQIIERDILSPTPQENLIH; encoded by the coding sequence ATGGTAGACAAGCATGCATTAACTCTGGTATTGATGGACGAATACAATCTCAAAATACTAGCGGCATCGGCCATAAAACCCGTTTCTGTGAGGGAGATTGCTTACAGATTTGACATTCCGCTTGCAAGCGCATACAGAAAGATAAAGGAATTGGAGAGTATGGGACTAATAAAAGTAGACGGAACTCGCTTGACTCCCGACGGAAAGAGATACAAGCTCTATCGCTCTCAAGTGGAGAATTTTGAAGTGAGCTACCATAAAGATAAACTGAAGATAAAATTACACATAAAATGGCAGGAGCCACAGATAATAGAGAGAGATATACTCTCCCCTACACCCCAAGAGAATTTAATTCATTGA
- a CDS encoding FlaD/FlaE family flagellar protein, whose translation MAGLFKKKKKEKKPAKKAKKTKKVEEPEIPEIPAEAVPEISEAGINDAEIEKVLGTALKGLDIDELTTKLDDISRKIDEFQAKIERHDSMIGSLENEISEIRKVNEEMQDNIKRLLDIYEVVSQKINPFIEMGERREMPITPDTVIPPEEPGIIPSVFEESTQIPEEKPREMPKEKQREYVQENPAPVEERRKEPELPKPGEGPILKHIKKDYYTIVLLMRWIEFLFERVKRDKITLLLDYYVDIGWISKEVKSEIMAYARGEVQDVTKYFPEEEIEAEIETPAGTIRAPKPRIYKKVEDWRLSAEDHLKSLLFIMKIAGVEVNKDRLNSLEQEIEKFKKSLWEYHGV comes from the coding sequence ATGGCAGGGTTGTTTAAAAAGAAGAAAAAAGAGAAGAAGCCAGCGAAAAAAGCAAAGAAGACAAAGAAGGTAGAGGAGCCAGAGATTCCAGAGATACCTGCAGAGGCAGTGCCTGAAATCTCCGAGGCAGGGATAAACGATGCTGAAATTGAGAAGGTGCTGGGTACAGCCCTCAAGGGTTTGGATATAGATGAGCTTACAACGAAGCTCGATGACATCTCAAGGAAGATAGACGAGTTTCAAGCAAAAATCGAGCGCCACGATTCAATGATTGGCTCTTTGGAAAATGAAATCAGCGAGATCAGGAAAGTAAACGAGGAGATGCAGGATAATATCAAGAGACTCCTTGATATCTACGAGGTAGTTTCACAGAAGATCAATCCATTCATAGAGATGGGCGAAAGGAGAGAGATGCCCATAACTCCAGATACCGTCATACCACCGGAAGAGCCAGGGATAATACCTTCAGTGTTTGAAGAAAGCACGCAGATTCCAGAAGAGAAGCCAAGGGAAATGCCTAAGGAAAAGCAAAGGGAGTATGTACAAGAGAATCCAGCCCCAGTGGAAGAGAGAAGGAAAGAACCAGAGCTACCGAAACCAGGTGAGGGTCCGATACTCAAGCATATCAAGAAGGACTATTACACCATAGTGCTCCTAATGCGCTGGATCGAGTTCCTGTTTGAAAGAGTGAAAAGGGACAAAATTACATTGCTCTTGGACTACTATGTGGACATTGGCTGGATAAGTAAAGAAGTGAAGTCAGAGATAATGGCATACGCGAGAGGTGAGGTTCAAGATGTTACCAAGTACTTCCCTGAGGAAGAGATAGAAGCTGAGATAGAAACGCCTGCTGGAACTATAAGGGCACCAAAGCCCAGAATATACAAGAAGGTTGAAGATTGGAGATTGAGCGCAGAGGATCATCTAAAATCATTGCTCTTCATAATGAAGATTGCAGGTGTGGAGGTGAACAAGGACCGCCTGAATTCCTTAGAACAGGAAATCGAGAAATTCAAAAAATCCCTGTGGGAGTACCACGGGGTTTAA
- a CDS encoding winged helix-turn-helix domain-containing protein, with the protein MNLEAKSMVSVFMDRYSSQILLGTSMRAKGIRELSREYNIPVTVCYRRIKKLVEMGLLMEEKVGKRLKYKSRINDFSAVLDFEGNKMKINMIADGENYEIEAPIL; encoded by the coding sequence ATGAACCTTGAGGCAAAGAGCATGGTGAGCGTGTTTATGGACAGGTATTCATCGCAGATACTCCTGGGCACATCTATGAGAGCAAAGGGAATTAGAGAATTGAGTAGGGAGTACAATATACCTGTAACGGTATGCTACAGACGCATAAAGAAACTTGTGGAAATGGGATTGCTCATGGAAGAGAAGGTGGGAAAGAGGTTGAAGTATAAATCGAGAATCAACGATTTTAGTGCAGTTCTTGATTTCGAGGGAAATAAAATGAAGATAAATATGATTGCAGATGGAGAGAACTATGAGATCGAAGCACCAATTTTATAA
- a CDS encoding fibrillarin-like rRNA/tRNA 2'-O-methyltransferase translates to MRSSRYPGVYTDGKGFYTKSKFKESVYGERVLEIKGRFYRRWEPVRSKLSAAMHLHLENFHFKGSKILYLGASTGTTVSHLSDIAELVWAVEISPMSMQKLVHLGERRDNIVPILDDARYPEHYAIFVEKPNIIYQDVSQRDQVEIFLKNMEFYAPKFGYLMLKTRTIDVRKKPKEIMKEKARKIGELYSIEEIINISKYQKDHYAIVVRK, encoded by the coding sequence ATGCGAAGCTCCAGATACCCCGGGGTTTACACCGATGGCAAGGGATTTTACACAAAATCAAAGTTCAAAGAGAGCGTTTATGGCGAGAGAGTTCTTGAGATAAAAGGGAGATTTTACAGGAGGTGGGAGCCAGTGAGAAGCAAGCTAAGTGCAGCCATGCACCTGCACCTTGAGAATTTTCATTTTAAAGGTTCAAAGATTCTCTATTTGGGAGCTTCTACGGGCACAACAGTTAGCCATCTTTCGGATATAGCGGAGCTTGTATGGGCTGTCGAGATATCTCCTATGTCCATGCAGAAACTCGTGCATCTTGGAGAGAGAAGAGACAATATAGTTCCAATTCTGGATGATGCAAGGTATCCTGAACATTATGCAATATTTGTGGAGAAGCCTAATATAATTTATCAGGATGTATCTCAGAGAGACCAGGTGGAGATATTTTTGAAAAATATGGAGTTCTATGCTCCAAAATTTGGATATTTGATGCTAAAAACCAGGACTATAGATGTGAGAAAAAAGCCAAAAGAAATAATGAAAGAAAAGGCAAGGAAGATAGGAGAACTTTATTCAATTGAGGAGATCATAAATATTTCAAAGTATCAGAAAGACCATTATGCTATTGTGGTTAGGAAGTGA
- a CDS encoding archaellin/type IV pilin N-terminal domain-containing protein, whose amino-acid sequence MKKVWNKKEKGEMGIGTLIIFIAMIIVAAVAATVLIQTAYQLQQQAEETGNIAIQDVATGFKIIHVGGIVDNSTPSAPKVGIIQIKVGLIAGSPAIDMRNVLIELTDGTKDVTLNYTNVDITTTAGQVKLAATGEWLANTTFTAKILRDMPPQNWDNQRVVTQGDIVMLIINATAAGLNLTPQSQVTLQIIPKHGVPTYAAFMVPATLTTKYVDLY is encoded by the coding sequence ATGAAGAAGGTTTGGAATAAGAAAGAAAAAGGCGAAATGGGCATCGGCACCCTGATAATCTTCATAGCAATGATTATCGTGGCTGCCGTTGCCGCAACGGTGCTCATACAAACAGCGTACCAGCTGCAGCAGCAGGCTGAGGAGACGGGTAACATAGCCATTCAGGATGTTGCCACTGGATTCAAGATAATACATGTTGGTGGTATAGTTGATAACAGTACACCATCTGCACCCAAAGTAGGCATTATACAGATCAAAGTTGGTCTGATAGCTGGAAGCCCTGCCATTGATATGAGAAATGTGCTAATTGAACTGACTGATGGCACAAAGGATGTAACCTTGAACTATACTAATGTGGATATAACTACCACTGCTGGTCAAGTAAAACTTGCAGCTACTGGTGAATGGCTGGCTAATACTACTTTTACTGCTAAAATCCTAAGGGATATGCCACCGCAGAATTGGGATAATCAGAGGGTAGTTACTCAGGGAGACATAGTTATGCTGATAATAAATGCAACTGCGGCAGGATTGAACCTCACTCCGCAGTCTCAGGTAACCTTGCAGATAATACCCAAGCATGGTGTGCCCACATATGCAGCATTCATGGTGCCTGCAACCTTGACAACTAAGTACGTGGACCTCTACTGA
- a CDS encoding PKD domain-containing protein, which produces MKVETKRILLAVLVISLVLVSGFSVMTGNASAQTNTSSQVKSSGAMEVSTDLGNNTALLQGSVGITLPNAINKEYTKSPGIVIGNIWADPHYPVVGEPTMFTVSGGVTGGVPPYHYTWTFDDGSIVQGTSAVHIFKQPGVHIVSLTVKDGVGNTATTTKKVYVDPKLEVSVTVDTQNPAVGEKVFFSYKITGGFPFYINNHTYYKMYVDFGDGWGHLYGYYAPTGTFNYTYTNPGEYLIYVRAWDNATNWYTWTYRITITYSNVNTNYGPLDANVTISPNPGFTYKQETLKVWPINGTGIYNITVLWGDGNHSYWGYGYVYNPPLKFYHTYKVPGNYQIKVYVNDSLGDSVEKVRQLRVFPGPLKAYLGNMTQNSTGAWVIFNTTSPKVVTPGEAAAGINLYANITGGTPGYTWQLINATTNYVVATGTTALPSDTPFYVWTFDDSSPGTYHFVFKVTDHTNNIVYSNTYTIIVKSANLTIQLLPASVNVPIGGNVSFVIDIWNIQLNSSGAATINVTFYNGTGSWPTWYHVYTFTNGTPGAIIYNTTPFEINESTTPALPVQVYGGNILPGDYTAKATVNYGSAYNATNHETATSIVHVVSYPPISYVIWSEPYPAKITAGLPITIYVNISGGDGLYSVNFNPNGTVSNVYTNDVNETISGPDSNGNWTVSNLVYYTAPDGKRYYNMSFVVVYSTPSPAQGYVLDGNVLSNAFTQYKGPFKVTIYVTPPSKLQVEFTGSSHYSYALPYRGNQTLGPHPLRTLLNDSYSFTLWLNISGGVPPYHVSMYFDGSVWGVVYLNGEFYGWVNSTTTSVSYWTDVYPVGATKEAHYKFVLIYNDSYADGNMGIEAYVVSNYPSSFPYRESLYYTVWAEPYLTIASIDQSAYSISVPGSVSFVVNAMWGDISHTHDYTYVWLMHDSSTHNYTIYAITSVPMITIEFENPDIYSVAVVVVSNVINETATAVYEDINATMPPTIVQVVSVRVEAELVNPSGNSYIAYAGWADWDENGTIMASFVMPNVPNVNAVYTLEVTYSYTLAITNYDTYTHTWQTYFYNAYSAHPYATAQLTVIAQGNVGPNLDTILAAINGVWHEVNVSRDNLMNAINNGFTSVENGIVEIKTMGSTLNAKLSDLNANITDIQNGIATIKTDIGNIQTSLNNLDAKITDIQNGIATIKTDIGNIQTSLNNLDAKITDIQNGIATIKTDIGNIQTSLNNLDAKITKLQGDVATIQTDIGTVNVKLDAINATVVSNANGIKDLKGSIVTIQTTLGDIKGTVTDIKNGVATIQTDLGTMQTDVSNIKTSTSNTASGINTAIYWNIGVLILVIITLILVAYVLAKVNKISQAPKEETVEEETEEETKEE; this is translated from the coding sequence ATGAAAGTAGAAACGAAAAGAATATTGTTAGCGGTTTTAGTGATATCCTTAGTACTAGTTAGTGGTTTTTCAGTAATGACGGGGAATGCCAGTGCACAAACTAACACTTCTTCACAGGTTAAATCTAGTGGAGCTATGGAAGTGAGTACGGATTTAGGAAATAATACAGCCCTTCTACAAGGCTCCGTGGGCATTACATTGCCTAATGCCATCAACAAAGAATATACAAAATCTCCCGGTATAGTAATAGGAAACATATGGGCAGACCCGCATTATCCTGTGGTGGGTGAACCTACGATGTTTACAGTCTCAGGAGGAGTAACTGGAGGTGTACCGCCTTATCATTATACTTGGACATTTGATGATGGTTCTATAGTGCAAGGGACATCTGCGGTGCATATTTTTAAACAGCCAGGTGTTCATATCGTGAGTCTTACAGTTAAAGATGGGGTAGGAAATACAGCTACAACTACAAAGAAGGTATATGTGGATCCTAAATTAGAAGTTAGTGTTACAGTGGATACTCAAAATCCTGCAGTTGGAGAGAAAGTGTTCTTCTCTTATAAGATTACAGGGGGATTTCCATTTTACATTAATAACCATACATATTATAAGATGTATGTGGACTTCGGTGACGGTTGGGGGCACCTCTATGGTTATTACGCACCTACAGGGACTTTTAATTATACATATACAAATCCTGGCGAGTATCTAATATACGTACGAGCATGGGACAACGCGACAAACTGGTATACCTGGACCTATCGCATTACTATAACATACTCTAATGTGAATACCAATTATGGACCACTTGATGCCAATGTTACAATTTCACCAAATCCTGGATTTACATACAAGCAAGAGACTTTGAAAGTTTGGCCAATTAACGGAACAGGTATTTATAATATAACTGTACTGTGGGGAGATGGCAACCATAGCTATTGGGGATATGGATATGTATATAATCCACCACTTAAGTTCTATCATACCTACAAAGTACCTGGCAATTATCAGATTAAGGTCTATGTAAATGACTCCTTAGGAGATAGTGTTGAAAAAGTTCGACAGCTTCGTGTGTTCCCAGGTCCTCTAAAGGCTTATTTAGGTAATATGACTCAGAACTCTACTGGTGCTTGGGTAATATTTAATACCACAAGTCCTAAAGTTGTAACTCCTGGAGAAGCAGCAGCAGGTATAAATCTATATGCAAATATAACTGGTGGAACACCCGGGTATACATGGCAATTGATAAATGCCACTACTAACTATGTTGTTGCTACAGGTACCACAGCTCTACCAAGCGATACTCCGTTTTATGTGTGGACATTCGATGATTCATCACCAGGAACATATCACTTTGTTTTCAAGGTAACTGATCATACAAATAATATCGTATATAGCAATACATATACTATAATAGTTAAAAGTGCAAATCTCACAATTCAACTTCTACCGGCATCCGTAAATGTGCCTATAGGGGGTAATGTATCCTTTGTGATTGATATATGGAATATACAGCTAAATAGTAGCGGTGCTGCTACCATAAATGTGACATTTTACAATGGTACTGGTTCTTGGCCTACTTGGTATCATGTGTATACTTTCACTAATGGAACACCCGGTGCAATAATATATAACACAACTCCATTTGAAATAAATGAAAGTACAACTCCTGCTCTACCTGTTCAGGTATATGGTGGTAACATCCTGCCTGGTGATTACACTGCTAAGGCTACAGTTAATTATGGTAGTGCATATAATGCAACTAATCACGAGACGGCTACAAGTATAGTACATGTGGTTTCATATCCACCCATATCCTATGTGATCTGGTCTGAGCCATATCCTGCTAAGATTACAGCTGGATTGCCGATAACAATATATGTGAATATAAGCGGAGGAGATGGTCTATATTCAGTGAATTTCAATCCTAATGGCACGGTAAGTAATGTATATACAAATGATGTTAATGAGACAATAAGCGGTCCTGACTCTAATGGTAATTGGACAGTGTCTAATCTGGTTTACTATACTGCTCCAGACGGTAAACGTTATTACAACATGTCATTTGTTGTGGTCTATTCGACTCCGAGCCCTGCTCAGGGGTATGTCTTGGATGGAAATGTATTATCTAATGCCTTCACACAGTATAAAGGGCCATTCAAGGTTACTATATATGTGACACCGCCTAGCAAGTTGCAGGTTGAATTTACAGGTTCAAGTCATTATTCTTATGCTCTCCCTTATCGCGGAAACCAAACACTGGGACCACATCCTTTGAGAACTTTGTTAAATGATAGTTACTCATTCACTCTGTGGCTAAATATTAGTGGGGGAGTACCACCATATCATGTCTCTATGTACTTTGATGGATCAGTGTGGGGTGTAGTTTACCTCAATGGAGAGTTCTATGGATGGGTTAATTCTACCACAACATCTGTCTCTTACTGGACCGATGTGTATCCGGTTGGAGCTACAAAAGAGGCTCACTACAAATTTGTATTGATTTACAATGATAGCTATGCAGATGGAAATATGGGTATTGAGGCCTATGTAGTCTCCAACTATCCAAGTTCCTTCCCATACAGGGAGTCTCTTTATTACACAGTGTGGGCAGAGCCATATTTAACGATAGCAAGTATCGATCAATCAGCTTATTCTATAAGTGTTCCTGGATCAGTAAGCTTTGTGGTAAATGCAATGTGGGGCGATATATCACATACTCACGACTACACCTATGTATGGCTTATGCACGATTCTTCAACCCATAACTATACTATCTATGCTATAACTTCAGTGCCTATGATAACTATAGAGTTTGAGAATCCAGATATATATTCAGTGGCTGTAGTAGTTGTATCTAATGTAATAAATGAAACAGCTACTGCGGTTTACGAGGATATAAATGCAACTATGCCTCCAACTATAGTACAAGTAGTCTCTGTGAGAGTTGAAGCTGAACTTGTAAATCCAAGTGGAAATAGTTATATTGCTTATGCAGGATGGGCTGATTGGGATGAAAATGGTACTATAATGGCTAGCTTTGTAATGCCTAATGTTCCTAACGTAAATGCAGTGTATACTCTGGAGGTTACATATTCGTATACATTGGCAATAACTAATTATGATACTTATACCCACACTTGGCAGACATATTTCTATAATGCATATTCTGCTCATCCATATGCTACTGCTCAACTTACTGTGATAGCCCAGGGTAATGTAGGTCCTAACTTAGATACAATATTGGCTGCTATCAATGGAGTATGGCATGAGGTGAATGTAAGCAGAGATAACCTAATGAATGCTATTAATAATGGATTTACAAGCGTAGAGAACGGAATAGTAGAAATTAAGACAATGGGTTCAACTCTTAATGCTAAGTTAAGTGATTTAAATGCAAATATAACAGACATTCAGAATGGCATAGCCACGATAAAGACAGACATTGGCAATATACAGACCTCCTTGAACAATTTGGATGCCAAGATAACAGACATTCAGAATGGCATAGCCACGATAAAGACAGACATTGGCAATATACAGACCTCCTTGAACAATTTGGATGCCAAGATAACAGACATTCAGAATGGCATAGCCACGATAAAGACAGACATTGGCAATATACAGACCTCCTTGAACAATTTGGATGCCAAGATAACCAAGCTACAGGGCGATGTTGCAACCATACAGACGGATATTGGAACGGTGAATGTGAAGCTTGATGCAATAAATGCAACAGTAGTTAGCAATGCAAATGGCATAAAGGATCTCAAAGGTAGCATTGTTACTATTCAGACAACCCTTGGTGATATCAAGGGTACAGTTACAGACATAAAGAACGGAGTTGCAACCATACAGACAGATCTTGGAACAATGCAGACCGATGTAAGCAATATCAAGACTTCTACATCGAATACTGCAAGTGGTATAAATACAGCAATTTACTGGAACATTGGAGTGCTGATACTAGTGATAATAACACTGATACTCGTTGCCTATGTACTTGCAAAAGTGAACAAGATATCTCAGGCACCTAAGGAAGAGACCGTTGAAGAAGAAACTGAAGAAGAAACAAAGGAGGAGTAA